The following are encoded in a window of Maridesulfovibrio ferrireducens genomic DNA:
- a CDS encoding ABC transporter ATP-binding protein: MFKTIIAILSESQRKKMIMLAFVSIVISCIETVGISAILPFITLANDFNLVHSNEYYRYVYSFLNFTEPRTFVLCFGIALIGFYFARGFMNLGYTYLIQKFSQGVFRSISTKLFSNYMHIKYQDMMKRNTSDLTKNLVSEAQYAGAYYYSLLLVISEIFVTTFLYATLLVVNYKITLAITGFLGIMVLFLIKTVSTLIKKEGLKRNEFQQIFYRVINESFGNLKFIKLLSCENSTIKSLDKAGGGLTNATIMNATYNTIPRLSLECIGFSLLIAAIICAIHYNMEVQQIIPILSLYALAMYRLLPSVNRILSGYNNMIYYNKTLELVLADYQIDTHKLGSAPLTYNKNITLNNLSFKYDENVILENINLTIKKGEKIAFIGESGAGKSTLADIIIGMYTSFSGKFAADDIPLTEKNLLSWREKIGYIPQSIYLFDSTVAQNVTFGRTYDEEKVINALDKAELTTFLNKHNGINTQVGENGAQLSGGQKQRIAIARALYGEPDILVLDEATSALDKETEGKIMQRIFKVSEDKTLIIIAHRLSTIKQCDKVYKIDNKGISLVTT, translated from the coding sequence ATGTTTAAAACTATCATTGCCATATTAAGCGAATCACAGCGCAAAAAAATGATTATGCTGGCCTTTGTATCAATAGTAATTTCCTGCATTGAAACCGTTGGAATTTCTGCAATTTTACCGTTTATTACACTTGCTAACGATTTCAATCTCGTACACTCAAATGAGTACTACAGATATGTTTACAGCTTTCTGAACTTTACTGAACCCAGAACCTTTGTCCTTTGCTTCGGCATAGCACTTATCGGATTCTACTTTGCGCGCGGATTCATGAATCTCGGATACACCTACCTTATTCAAAAATTCTCTCAAGGCGTATTCCGTTCAATTTCAACGAAGCTGTTCTCCAACTACATGCATATCAAATATCAAGATATGATGAAGAGAAATACTTCCGACCTAACCAAAAATCTTGTTTCCGAAGCACAATATGCAGGCGCTTACTACTACTCCCTCCTGCTGGTTATCTCAGAAATATTTGTTACGACATTTCTGTACGCGACTCTCTTAGTTGTAAACTACAAAATAACTCTAGCAATTACAGGCTTTCTAGGAATAATGGTTCTTTTTTTAATCAAAACAGTCTCAACATTGATTAAAAAAGAAGGACTTAAACGTAACGAATTTCAACAAATTTTTTACAGAGTAATCAATGAATCCTTTGGAAATTTAAAGTTCATCAAACTTCTTTCCTGCGAAAATTCGACTATCAAATCTCTGGACAAGGCAGGCGGAGGACTTACAAATGCCACAATAATGAACGCCACTTATAATACAATCCCTCGCCTTTCCCTCGAATGCATCGGATTTTCTTTACTCATTGCCGCCATTATCTGTGCCATCCACTATAATATGGAAGTGCAACAAATTATTCCGATCCTCTCGCTTTATGCTCTGGCAATGTACCGGTTACTTCCTTCTGTGAACAGAATCCTAAGCGGCTACAACAACATGATCTACTACAATAAAACACTGGAACTCGTGCTTGCGGACTACCAGATAGACACACATAAACTAGGGTCTGCACCTCTCACATATAATAAGAATATTACACTGAACAACCTGTCATTCAAATATGATGAAAACGTCATACTGGAAAATATTAATCTCACCATTAAAAAAGGTGAAAAGATTGCATTCATAGGTGAAAGCGGCGCAGGCAAAAGCACTTTAGCCGATATTATTATCGGGATGTACACCTCCTTTTCCGGAAAATTTGCAGCAGATGATATCCCTCTGACAGAGAAAAATCTTCTTTCATGGCGAGAGAAAATTGGGTATATCCCGCAATCCATCTACTTATTCGACTCAACCGTGGCGCAAAATGTGACCTTTGGACGCACATATGATGAAGAAAAAGTTATAAACGCGCTGGATAAGGCTGAATTGACCACGTTCCTAAATAAGCACAACGGAATCAATACTCAGGTGGGTGAAAACGGGGCACAGCTATCCGGAGGACAGAAACAACGAATAGCCATTGCCAGAGCCTTATACGGAGAGCCTGACATTTTGGTTCTGGATGAAGCAACATCGGCGTTGGATAAAGAGACTGAAGGAAAGATTATGCAACGTATTTTCAAAGTCAGTGAAGATAAAACTCTGATAATAATCGCGCACAGGCTTTCGACAATAAAGCAGTGCGACAAAGTATATAAAATCGACAATAAAGGCATCAGCCTTGTCACAACATAG
- a CDS encoding DegT/DnrJ/EryC1/StrS family aminotransferase: protein MNIPFIDLKKQYARIEKQVRSNMDAVMEHGAYIMGPEIPALEKRLAEYCGAKHGLGCASGTDALTLALMALDVKPGDAVFTTPFTFFATAEAIALLGATPVYVDIDPVTFNIDPEKLEKTIEALKGSDNGYPLPKVEGLTARGIITVGIFGLPADYDAIKAIADKHDLFIVEDAAQSFGGEYKGRKSCSLGDITCTSFFPAKPLGCYGDGGMCFTDDDKLIERLRSHRVHGQGPDKYDNVRLGINGRLDTLQAAALHAKFDIFPEEIELRDKVAATYAELLKDIDGLTPPSTPEGDRSAWAQYCPLAKDSAHRDRIQAALKEKGVPSPVYYPIPLHLQTAFKELGYKAGDCPISEDAAKRIFAIPMHPYLERDAQEYIADAIKNA, encoded by the coding sequence ATGAATATTCCTTTTATCGACCTTAAAAAACAATATGCCCGCATTGAAAAACAAGTCCGCAGCAACATGGACGCAGTTATGGAACACGGAGCCTATATTATGGGCCCCGAAATTCCAGCTCTTGAAAAAAGACTAGCTGAATATTGCGGAGCAAAACACGGACTGGGTTGTGCATCCGGAACAGATGCACTGACTCTTGCGCTCATGGCTCTTGACGTAAAGCCCGGCGATGCAGTGTTCACCACACCATTCACTTTTTTTGCAACAGCTGAAGCTATCGCTCTTCTGGGCGCCACTCCGGTATACGTGGACATTGACCCCGTAACTTTCAATATCGACCCCGAAAAGCTCGAAAAGACTATCGAAGCTCTCAAGGGAAGCGACAACGGCTATCCTCTTCCTAAAGTTGAAGGGCTCACTGCCAGAGGCATTATCACCGTAGGAATTTTCGGATTGCCTGCTGATTATGATGCAATCAAAGCTATCGCTGACAAACATGACCTTTTCATTGTTGAAGATGCAGCTCAGAGCTTCGGCGGAGAATACAAGGGTAGAAAATCTTGTTCCCTCGGCGACATCACCTGCACATCTTTCTTCCCTGCCAAGCCTCTCGGATGCTACGGAGACGGCGGCATGTGCTTCACAGACGACGACAAACTGATCGAACGCCTGCGCTCCCACCGTGTACACGGACAGGGCCCAGACAAATATGACAATGTCCGCCTCGGCATCAACGGTAGACTGGATACTCTTCAGGCTGCCGCTCTTCATGCGAAATTTGATATTTTCCCCGAAGAAATTGAACTGCGCGATAAAGTTGCAGCAACTTACGCTGAACTTCTGAAAGATATCGACGGGCTGACTCCTCCAAGCACTCCCGAAGGTGACCGTTCCGCATGGGCGCAGTATTGTCCGCTTGCAAAAGACAGCGCACACCGCGACAGAATTCAGGCTGCACTCAAAGAAAAGGGTGTTCCTTCTCCAGTATATTACCCAATTCCGCTGCACTTGCAGACCGCATTCAAAGAACTCGGCTACAAAGCGGGCGATTGTCCAATAAGTGAAGACGCTGCAAAACGCATTTTTGCGATCCCCATGCACCCCTACCTCGAAAGGGACGCACAGGAATACATCGCAGACGCCATTAAAAACGCTTAA
- a CDS encoding Gfo/Idh/MocA family oxidoreductase: MSELKVAVIGSGYWGKNLVRNYDRTGALKVICDTNEDTLARFKEQYPAVETVLAYGEVLNNKAIDGIVIATPAETHFTLAKEALLAGKHVYVEKPLVLNEGEAEELIALAKDKKLILMVGHLLQFHPVFVKLRELASSGELGRINYIYSNRLNLGKIRREENILWSFAPHDISMILSLLGEEPEKIIATGGNFLHNHIADTTTTHLEFPSGAKAHIFVSWLHPFKEQKLVVVGDKKMAVFDDTLAWEDKLLLYPHKVEWENNVPVPSKAEAERVEIPQAEPLFLECKHFLDCMKSGENPRTDAEEGLRVLKVLNASQKSLNEHSREVILNSGSNAPSAHVHETAVVDKGVEIGNGTKIWHFSHVLGGTIIGENCNLGQNVVAGPNVKIGNGCKIQNNVSVYKGVTLEDDVFCGPSMVFTNVFNPRAHVARMNEVRETLVKKGATLGANSTIVCGNQIGRYALIGAGAVVTKNVPDYALMVGNPAHRTGWVCECGEILPSSLECVRCNSKYEEKGENSLTPCE, from the coding sequence ATGAGCGAACTCAAGGTTGCCGTTATAGGTTCCGGTTACTGGGGTAAAAATCTGGTCCGCAATTACGATCGCACAGGCGCTCTTAAAGTAATCTGCGATACCAATGAAGATACTCTTGCAAGATTTAAAGAACAGTATCCTGCAGTTGAAACCGTTCTCGCGTACGGAGAAGTGCTTAACAACAAAGCCATTGATGGTATTGTTATTGCCACTCCTGCCGAGACACATTTCACACTTGCCAAGGAAGCTCTGCTTGCAGGCAAACATGTTTATGTGGAAAAGCCGCTTGTTTTAAATGAAGGTGAAGCCGAAGAACTGATAGCTCTTGCCAAGGATAAAAAACTTATCCTTATGGTAGGACATCTGCTTCAGTTCCATCCCGTATTTGTAAAACTGCGCGAGCTCGCCAGTTCCGGCGAACTTGGACGCATAAACTATATTTACTCCAACAGATTGAATCTGGGTAAAATCAGACGCGAAGAAAATATTCTATGGTCTTTTGCCCCTCATGATATTTCCATGATTCTTTCCCTTCTGGGTGAAGAACCGGAAAAGATTATCGCAACCGGTGGAAACTTTCTGCACAACCATATTGCAGACACAACCACCACGCACCTTGAATTCCCTTCCGGCGCAAAAGCTCACATTTTCGTATCATGGCTGCACCCGTTTAAAGAACAAAAACTGGTTGTAGTCGGTGACAAGAAAATGGCTGTTTTTGACGACACTCTAGCATGGGAAGACAAACTCCTGCTTTATCCGCACAAAGTAGAATGGGAAAACAATGTTCCTGTTCCTTCTAAGGCGGAAGCAGAAAGGGTTGAGATTCCTCAGGCCGAACCGCTGTTCCTTGAGTGCAAACATTTTCTGGACTGCATGAAATCCGGAGAGAATCCGAGAACCGATGCCGAAGAAGGTTTACGGGTTCTAAAAGTTCTGAATGCCAGTCAGAAATCACTTAACGAACATAGCAGAGAAGTCATTCTCAACTCCGGTTCCAATGCTCCTTCCGCACACGTTCACGAAACGGCTGTGGTTGATAAAGGCGTAGAAATCGGAAACGGAACCAAGATCTGGCACTTTTCGCACGTTCTCGGCGGAACAATTATCGGAGAAAACTGCAATCTCGGCCAAAACGTTGTTGCCGGACCGAATGTCAAAATCGGCAACGGTTGCAAAATTCAAAATAACGTATCCGTATACAAGGGCGTAACCCTTGAAGACGACGTTTTCTGCGGGCCTTCCATGGTTTTCACCAATGTATTCAATCCCCGCGCACATGTTGCCCGTATGAACGAAGTTCGCGAAACTCTTGTTAAAAAGGGTGCGACTCTCGGCGCAAACAGCACAATTGTCTGCGGAAATCAGATAGGCAGATACGCCCTCATCGGGGCTGGCGCAGTAGTAACCAAGAACGTACCGGACTATGCTCTCATGGTCGGAAATCCAGCCCATAGGACCGGATGGGTATGTGAATGCGGAGAAATTCTGCCAAGCTCTTTGGAATGTGTACGCTGTAATTCTAAATATGAAGAAAAAGGTGAAAACAGCCTGACTCCCTGCGAGTAA
- the pseB gene encoding UDP-N-acetylglucosamine 4,6-dehydratase (inverting), producing the protein MFNNKSILITGGTGSFGHKCTEMLLKKFSPKRVIIYSRDEFKQYEMERKFSTKEFPCMRYFIGDVRDKERLQRAFKGVDYVIHAAAMKQVPASEYNPFEAIKTNVLGAQNIINTAIDTGVKKVIALSTDKAVSPANLYGATKLCSDKLFVAGNLYAGDGETLFSVVRYGNVVGSRGSVIPLFLKQKETGVLTITDPRMTRFWITLEQSVNFVLDGFERMVGGEIFVQKIPSMNMVDLAKAMGPDCEIKHIGIRPGEKLHEVMISADDSRNTAEFGNYYVIKPDSEFMRNKYDQIGGKPVEEEFIYSSDKNTEWINGENLLEMISTLQIEK; encoded by the coding sequence ATGTTTAATAATAAAAGTATTCTGATCACTGGCGGAACTGGATCTTTCGGGCATAAATGTACTGAAATGCTTTTAAAGAAGTTCTCTCCTAAAAGAGTCATTATATACAGCCGTGACGAATTTAAACAATATGAAATGGAACGCAAATTTTCCACTAAAGAATTTCCATGTATGCGTTATTTTATCGGCGACGTAAGGGATAAAGAAAGACTACAGCGCGCATTCAAAGGAGTAGACTACGTCATTCATGCCGCTGCCATGAAGCAGGTTCCCGCATCGGAATACAATCCCTTTGAAGCAATCAAGACCAACGTTCTCGGTGCACAAAACATCATCAACACCGCCATTGATACAGGTGTTAAAAAAGTTATCGCACTCAGCACAGATAAAGCCGTAAGCCCCGCAAATCTATACGGAGCTACAAAGCTTTGTTCAGATAAGCTTTTTGTAGCAGGTAATCTCTACGCAGGCGACGGCGAAACCCTGTTCAGTGTTGTTCGTTACGGCAACGTTGTCGGAAGTCGCGGAAGTGTTATTCCTTTATTCCTTAAACAGAAAGAAACCGGAGTCCTGACCATAACAGACCCCCGCATGACCCGTTTCTGGATAACTCTTGAACAATCCGTAAACTTTGTTCTTGATGGGTTTGAAAGAATGGTAGGCGGAGAAATTTTTGTTCAGAAAATCCCCAGCATGAACATGGTAGATCTTGCCAAAGCAATGGGCCCTGATTGCGAAATTAAACATATCGGAATCCGCCCCGGCGAAAAACTTCATGAAGTAATGATCTCCGCAGATGACTCCAGAAATACCGCAGAATTTGGAAACTACTATGTAATTAAACCTGATTCAGAGTTCATGAGAAATAAATATGACCAGATCGGTGGAAAACCGGTTGAAGAAGAATTTATATACAGTTCTGATAAAAACACTGAATGGATCAATGGCGAAAATCTTTTAGAAATGATCTCCACCCTTCAGATTGAAAAATAG
- a CDS encoding winged helix-turn-helix domain-containing protein, producing the protein MLKELFTSKTRIKLLLKLFLNPGVSSYLRELAAEFDVSPNAMKEELDGLSDAGYLNKKKEGRYIFYNANSSHPFFPEISSIVRKYIGIDQILEYILSTIGDVDSVYVLDDYAKGIDSGLIDVLIIGDDIDSDRIVDLCAKAEEAIQRKIRFMVLGTEEFTNTSNIYLRRPNWKVV; encoded by the coding sequence ATGTTAAAGGAACTATTTACATCAAAAACCAGAATCAAACTTCTACTTAAGTTATTCCTCAATCCGGGAGTTTCCTCCTATTTGCGTGAATTAGCTGCAGAGTTTGATGTTTCTCCCAACGCAATGAAGGAAGAACTGGACGGCTTAAGTGACGCCGGATACCTGAACAAAAAAAAAGAAGGGCGTTACATATTCTACAACGCCAACTCCTCTCACCCCTTCTTTCCAGAAATAAGTTCAATAGTCCGCAAATATATCGGAATCGACCAGATCCTCGAATACATACTCTCCACTATCGGAGATGTTGATTCAGTCTATGTTCTTGACGACTACGCCAAAGGCATTGACTCTGGACTGATTGACGTCCTCATTATCGGCGACGATATAGACTCGGACAGAATCGTTGATCTTTGCGCCAAAGCTGAAGAAGCCATTCAGCGCAAAATCAGGTTCATGGTCCTCGGCACGGAAGAGTTTACAAATACAAGTAATATTTATTTACGACGGCCTAATTGGAAGGTTGTCTAA
- a CDS encoding NAD-dependent epimerase/dehydratase family protein, with the protein MNNAKILVTGGAGAIGLNLIERLLRCEVGQILVLDDLSSGYKNYLPDDERIIFHNSDIGKIESYRSVMEEFKPNYVFHLAAHFANQNSVDHPFKDVQANIIGTMNLLEICKENTELKKFVYTSSSCVYGDAAIMREDDYIYPHETPYAINKYTAELYVKYYASMYSLPCVSIRVFNTYGPYEPHGAYRNVIPNFIVRAMKGEPLNITGDGTETRDFTFVGNTAQLLTLAATSEVTNGDVFNGGTGKPTQIIDLAKLIIKYTNSSSEIVFIERRDWDAVKDRLSDISKSYKILKYDPEVPLEVGLKKTVDWYMNDYKIEE; encoded by the coding sequence ATGAATAATGCCAAAATTCTTGTAACTGGTGGAGCCGGAGCAATCGGCCTGAATTTAATTGAAAGACTGCTTCGCTGTGAAGTCGGACAAATTCTGGTTCTCGACGACCTTTCTTCAGGTTATAAGAATTATCTTCCTGACGATGAGCGCATTATTTTTCATAATTCCGATATCGGTAAAATCGAATCATATCGGTCCGTGATGGAAGAATTCAAGCCGAACTATGTTTTTCATCTCGCAGCCCATTTTGCGAATCAGAACTCAGTGGATCACCCGTTCAAAGATGTTCAGGCAAATATCATCGGAACAATGAACCTGCTTGAAATATGTAAAGAAAATACTGAACTTAAAAAGTTCGTCTACACATCATCTTCATGCGTCTACGGAGACGCGGCTATCATGCGCGAAGATGACTATATCTACCCGCATGAAACCCCATACGCCATCAACAAATACACCGCCGAACTGTACGTAAAATATTATGCGTCCATGTATTCACTACCCTGTGTATCCATAAGGGTTTTCAACACATACGGCCCATATGAACCGCACGGTGCATATCGTAACGTCATTCCTAATTTCATTGTGCGCGCAATGAAAGGCGAGCCTCTTAATATCACCGGAGACGGTACGGAAACCAGAGACTTCACCTTTGTCGGCAACACCGCTCAGCTTTTAACTCTGGCAGCAACATCTGAAGTTACAAATGGTGACGTATTCAACGGCGGAACCGGAAAACCCACCCAGATCATTGATCTTGCAAAGCTGATCATTAAATACACCAACTCTTCTTCTGAAATAGTATTCATTGAAAGACGCGACTGGGACGCAGTAAAAGACCGCCTCTCTGATATTTCAAAATCTTACAAAATACTAAAATATGACCCTGAAGTACCACTGGAAGTCGGCCTTAAAAAGACTGTTGATTGGTATATGAATGATTATAAGATTGAAGAATAA
- a CDS encoding glycosyltransferase family 4 protein gives MGKVLLNIITDRLSHLEGKGEMTSRYYNPGEVFDDVHILMTNGDTPNPQHLQKMAGNAKLHFHNIQTGKSLLLKSLFWRPALLKEWASEGIELARKIKPDLIRCYGNYINGYVASEIKRELGIPYVVSLHTHPDENRTNPSFGLKNFLYYHFTAAVENVTLENADEVVVIYRSLLPYVNRRKSASHKTIYNAVNPDKIRSKNDYSSTGPLRVLSVGRLIPGKNPEHLIKAAIAGNTELTIVGEGPLRAQLEEQANSLEGPGKVIFIPRMTNDELCEKTPDFDAFAIHCDYDGIPKTVLEASLSGLPIIVNKLPKGQVPEYGDGWVTLVENSVKGYSDALSSLMDQDKRHELGTLAKEYSNTHWNPTETENKYAELYKKLMKSSAV, from the coding sequence ATGGGCAAAGTTCTTCTGAATATTATCACTGACCGTCTCTCTCACCTTGAAGGTAAGGGAGAAATGACTTCACGGTACTATAATCCCGGCGAAGTCTTCGATGACGTGCATATTCTTATGACAAACGGGGATACCCCCAACCCACAGCATCTGCAGAAAATGGCGGGCAACGCCAAACTGCATTTTCATAATATTCAGACCGGCAAATCCTTATTGTTAAAATCTCTCTTCTGGCGTCCCGCTCTTTTAAAAGAGTGGGCGTCTGAAGGGATTGAACTCGCCAGAAAAATCAAGCCCGACCTTATCCGCTGCTACGGAAACTACATTAACGGCTACGTCGCCTCAGAAATCAAAAGAGAACTCGGAATACCTTACGTGGTTTCTCTGCATACACATCCTGACGAAAATCGGACCAATCCAAGCTTCGGGCTTAAAAATTTCCTTTACTATCATTTCACTGCGGCAGTTGAGAATGTCACTCTCGAGAATGCTGACGAAGTTGTAGTTATCTACCGCTCCCTGCTGCCTTATGTGAACCGCAGAAAATCCGCGTCACATAAAACTATTTACAACGCCGTTAATCCTGACAAAATAAGATCAAAAAATGATTATTCATCAACAGGACCTCTGCGCGTATTATCTGTAGGGAGACTTATTCCCGGCAAAAACCCTGAGCACCTGATCAAAGCGGCGATAGCCGGTAATACTGAACTCACAATTGTGGGCGAGGGGCCACTTCGCGCACAACTTGAAGAACAGGCAAACTCGCTTGAAGGTCCGGGAAAAGTAATTTTTATTCCTCGAATGACTAACGACGAACTCTGTGAAAAAACACCTGATTTTGACGCATTCGCCATTCATTGTGATTATGATGGAATCCCTAAAACAGTGCTTGAAGCTTCACTTAGCGGCCTGCCCATCATAGTTAACAAACTTCCGAAAGGTCAGGTTCCTGAATACGGAGACGGCTGGGTTACTCTCGTTGAAAATTCAGTCAAAGGATACAGCGACGCCCTAAGTTCTCTTATGGATCAAGACAAACGACATGAACTTGGAACTCTTGCAAAAGAATACTCGAACACGCATTGGAATCCCACTGAGACCGAAAATAAATACGCAGAACTTTATAAAAAGCTCATGAAAAGCAGCGCTGTATAA
- a CDS encoding glycosyltransferase family 4 protein: MKKSILFIAYDFPPILSPESIQVQRRAIALAQKGHNVHVLTACDNPDFEFIDPTLNREHENLTIHRVNKLPAEKALHYICGGLEITDRKLWWKFPAVKAALKIISEFKIENLYTHSTPLVNHLAGFEVKKVIKTIHWTAHFSDPWTMNPYISYRTGLQRKINKGLESGIISKVDKITVTSEKTRDMFVNRLKADSSKIRVLPHVFDPELYSRKESGSGKKIVAHTGNIYGLRSVIPLIEAIEQVQPKNLEFHFYGRMKDDERELAHEKCPDLIKIFDPIPYLKSIQVLSDADILLVIDAPLNNSPFFPSKLADYIGAGKPVAALTPLSSTTTDIIRKIQKDLLIADSSDVTAIAALLRRLGNTDGSTLKEGCKEFYDMNNNYEKLREALIDE, translated from the coding sequence ATGAAAAAATCTATACTTTTTATAGCATATGATTTCCCGCCGATTCTGTCGCCGGAATCAATTCAGGTTCAACGCAGAGCTATTGCTTTGGCTCAGAAAGGGCACAACGTTCATGTGCTGACCGCCTGTGATAATCCTGATTTCGAATTCATTGACCCGACGCTTAACCGCGAGCACGAAAACCTGACCATCCACAGGGTTAATAAGCTGCCCGCGGAAAAAGCACTGCACTACATTTGCGGCGGACTTGAAATTACCGACCGCAAACTCTGGTGGAAATTTCCTGCCGTAAAAGCTGCGCTTAAAATTATATCAGAATTTAAAATCGAAAACCTTTACACACACTCAACTCCTCTGGTTAACCATCTGGCTGGATTTGAGGTAAAAAAGGTTATTAAGACAATCCACTGGACCGCACACTTTTCCGATCCATGGACCATGAATCCATACATATCCTACAGAACAGGACTCCAGAGAAAGATCAACAAAGGTCTTGAATCAGGCATAATTTCAAAGGTCGACAAAATTACCGTTACCTCTGAAAAAACCCGCGACATGTTTGTTAACAGACTTAAAGCCGACAGTTCAAAAATAAGAGTTCTGCCTCATGTCTTTGATCCCGAGCTTTACAGCCGAAAAGAATCTGGCAGTGGCAAAAAAATAGTTGCTCATACAGGAAACATTTACGGACTGCGCTCAGTCATTCCACTTATTGAAGCTATTGAACAGGTTCAACCTAAAAATCTGGAATTTCATTTTTACGGACGCATGAAAGATGACGAACGAGAGCTGGCTCACGAGAAGTGTCCTGATCTGATTAAAATTTTTGATCCTATTCCATATTTGAAATCCATTCAGGTGCTTTCCGATGCTGACATTTTGCTGGTAATCGATGCACCTCTGAATAATTCACCATTTTTCCCATCTAAGCTTGCGGATTATATCGGAGCAGGAAAGCCGGTTGCGGCACTCACTCCGCTTTCTTCCACAACAACCGACATTATTAGAAAGATTCAAAAAGACCTGCTCATTGCGGACAGTTCAGATGTTACGGCAATAGCAGCGCTGCTGAGACGGCTCGGAAATACCGACGGTTCCACTCTCAAAGAGGGCTGCAAAGAGTTCTACGACATGAATAATAACTACGAAAAATTACGTGAGGCTTTGATAGATGAATAA